Proteins from one Cicer arietinum cultivar CDC Frontier isolate Library 1 chromosome 3, Cicar.CDCFrontier_v2.0, whole genome shotgun sequence genomic window:
- the LOC101508515 gene encoding protein ABIL1-like isoform X2 has translation MDLKVSTINQKEGLRQQQLLAFIPRHHKHYILPNSVNKKVHFSPHIQIDAKQNSFQTRTRFQSSGAPPAKTLSWHLASETKSTLKGTPHASPNIENPKFSAKASGFFHLLDNEESTWMKSSPAQIHLTNGVPTSSIPVQTLGGTRRDALDGSKPLTAFRSFDNANRRESDQTPTRSRSVPSAFFVKQKTPKSKAGSFS, from the exons ATGGATTTGAAGGTCTCTACTATAAATCAG AAAGAAGGTCTTCGGCAGCAGCAGTTGTTGGCTTTCATTCCCAGACATCATAAGCACTATATTTTGCCAA ATTCTGTCAATAAAAAGGTACATTTCAGTCCACACATACAGATTGATGCAAAACAGAATTCATTTCAAACCAGAACTCGTTTTCAATCTTCAG GTGCCCCTCCAGCAAAAACCCTTTCATGGCATTTAGCATCAGAGACTAAGTCTACATTGAAAGGGACTCCCCATGCTTCCCCAAA CATCGAGAACCCAAAGTTTTCTGCCAAGGCCTCTGGATTTTTCCACCTTTTAG ACAATGAAGAGAGCACCTGGATGAAATCCTCACCAGCACAAATTCACTTAACGAATGGAGTTCCTACTTCTAGCATACCTGTACAAACTTTAGGCGGCACACGCAGG GATGCTTTGGATGGTTCCAAACCATTGACAGCGTTCAGGTCATTTGACAACGCAAATCGCCGTGAGTCTGACCAAACCCCTACTCGCAGCAGGAGCGTGCCATCAGCTTTCTTTGTCAAGCAGAAAACACCAAAATCAAAGGCCGGTTCTTTCTCATGA
- the LOC105851730 gene encoding sufE-like protein 1, chloroplastic/mitochondrial has product MHIASATTIMSTTNSLSSSSFRLFTSKFPLSFFNKNTSPFVITPKNILFSFKPITFQTLPTKPLPSSSSSSTSLQPIEELPPKLQEIVNLFQSVQEPKSKYEQLLFYGKNLKPLEPQFKTKDNKVEGCVSQVWVRAYLDSDKNVVYEADSDSVLTKGLAALLVQGFSGRPVNEIIRVTPDFVVLLGKKHFCFMLKMRKRVLLNLTQLEILILKMIALLRIRVTLL; this is encoded by the exons ATGCACATAGCTTCTGCAACAACAATCATGTCCACAACCAATTCcctttcttcatcttcatttcGATTATTCACATCTAAATTCCCTCTTTCCTTCTTCAACAAAAATACCTCACCTTTCGTCATTACACCAAAAAACATCCTCTTCTCTTTCAAACCCATCACCTTCCAAACACTTCCAACAAAACCATtaccatcatcatcatcgtcatcaACTTCCCTTCAACCTATTGAAGAACTCCCTCCAAAGCTTCAAGAAATCGTTAACCTATTCCAATCCGTACAAGAACCCAAATCTAAATACGAACAGCTTCTCTTCTACGGCAAAAACCTCAAACCCCTCGAACCCCAATTCAAAACAAAAGACAACAAAGTCGAAGGTTGTGTTTCTCAGGTTTGGGTCCGAGCCTACTTGGACAGTGACAAAAACGTTGTATACGAAGCTGATTCCGATTCTGTTCTCACCAAAGGTCTCGCTGCTTTGCTAGTTCAAGGCTTTTCGGGTCGACCCGTTAACGAAATCATTCGGGTCACGCCCGATTTCGTTGTGCTTCTCGG AAAAAAGCACTTTTGCTTTATGTTGAAGATGAGAAAAAGGGTGCTTCTGAATTTAACTCAGTTGGAGATTCTGATTCTAAAGATGATAGCTTTGTTGAGAATTCGAGTGACCCTTTTGTGA
- the LOC101508515 gene encoding protein ABIL1-like isoform X3, whose translation MLNWEGEGRGLRRSLKRSFFLLNWKLKMCLINMLDMLVLEGVMVRHISMLKLFLKSLKGRVWLRGIGLFIICFKMSWILDFMLCRLSLRRLLKFNAKEERVLDNLKDYAVRALVNAVDHLGTVAYKLTDLLEQHTLDVSTMDLKVSTINQKLLTCQIYTQKEGLRQQQLLAFIPRHHKHYILPNSVNKKVHFSPHIQIDAKQNSFQTRTRFQSSGAPPAKTLSWHLASETKSTLKGTPHASPNIENPKFSAKASGFFHLLDNEESTWMKSSPAQIHLTNGVPTSSIPVQTLGGTRRDALDGSKPLTAFRSFDNANRRESDQTPTRSRSVPSAFFVKQKTPKSKAGSFS comes from the exons ATGTTGAATTGGGAGGGAGAGGGAAGAGGATTAAGGAGAAGCTTGAAAAGGAGCTTTTTCCTATTGAATTGGAAGTTGAAGATGTGTCTTATCAACATGCTGGACATGCTGGTGTTAGAGGGAGTGATGGTGAGACACATTTCAATGTTAAAGTTGTTTCTGAAGAGTTTGAAGGGAAGAGTTTGGTTAAGAGGCATAGGCTTATTTATAATCTGCTTCAAGATGAGTTGGATTCTGGACTTCATGCTTTGTCGATTGTCGCTAAGACGCCTTCTGAAGTTTAATGCAAAGGAAGAGAG GGTTCTTGACAACCTGAAAGATTATGCTGTAAGAGCCCTTGTGAATGCTGTTGATCATCTTGGAACTGTTGCATACAAGTTAACTGACCTTCTTGAGCAGCACACATTGGATGTCTCAACCATGGATTTGAAGGTCTCTACTATAAATCAG AAACTTCTTACGTGCCAAATTTACACGCAGAAAGAAGGTCTTCGGCAGCAGCAGTTGTTGGCTTTCATTCCCAGACATCATAAGCACTATATTTTGCCAA ATTCTGTCAATAAAAAGGTACATTTCAGTCCACACATACAGATTGATGCAAAACAGAATTCATTTCAAACCAGAACTCGTTTTCAATCTTCAG GTGCCCCTCCAGCAAAAACCCTTTCATGGCATTTAGCATCAGAGACTAAGTCTACATTGAAAGGGACTCCCCATGCTTCCCCAAA CATCGAGAACCCAAAGTTTTCTGCCAAGGCCTCTGGATTTTTCCACCTTTTAG ACAATGAAGAGAGCACCTGGATGAAATCCTCACCAGCACAAATTCACTTAACGAATGGAGTTCCTACTTCTAGCATACCTGTACAAACTTTAGGCGGCACACGCAGG GATGCTTTGGATGGTTCCAAACCATTGACAGCGTTCAGGTCATTTGACAACGCAAATCGCCGTGAGTCTGACCAAACCCCTACTCGCAGCAGGAGCGTGCCATCAGCTTTCTTTGTCAAGCAGAAAACACCAAAATCAAAGGCCGGTTCTTTCTCATGA
- the LOC101508515 gene encoding protein ABIL1-like isoform X1, producing MDLKVSTINQKLLTCQIYTQKEGLRQQQLLAFIPRHHKHYILPNSVNKKVHFSPHIQIDAKQNSFQTRTRFQSSGAPPAKTLSWHLASETKSTLKGTPHASPNIENPKFSAKASGFFHLLDNEESTWMKSSPAQIHLTNGVPTSSIPVQTLGGTRRDALDGSKPLTAFRSFDNANRRESDQTPTRSRSVPSAFFVKQKTPKSKAGSFS from the exons ATGGATTTGAAGGTCTCTACTATAAATCAG AAACTTCTTACGTGCCAAATTTACACGCAGAAAGAAGGTCTTCGGCAGCAGCAGTTGTTGGCTTTCATTCCCAGACATCATAAGCACTATATTTTGCCAA ATTCTGTCAATAAAAAGGTACATTTCAGTCCACACATACAGATTGATGCAAAACAGAATTCATTTCAAACCAGAACTCGTTTTCAATCTTCAG GTGCCCCTCCAGCAAAAACCCTTTCATGGCATTTAGCATCAGAGACTAAGTCTACATTGAAAGGGACTCCCCATGCTTCCCCAAA CATCGAGAACCCAAAGTTTTCTGCCAAGGCCTCTGGATTTTTCCACCTTTTAG ACAATGAAGAGAGCACCTGGATGAAATCCTCACCAGCACAAATTCACTTAACGAATGGAGTTCCTACTTCTAGCATACCTGTACAAACTTTAGGCGGCACACGCAGG GATGCTTTGGATGGTTCCAAACCATTGACAGCGTTCAGGTCATTTGACAACGCAAATCGCCGTGAGTCTGACCAAACCCCTACTCGCAGCAGGAGCGTGCCATCAGCTTTCTTTGTCAAGCAGAAAACACCAAAATCAAAGGCCGGTTCTTTCTCATGA